The window GCTGCGCGGTGCGTGGCGGACCCTCGTCGCCCTTCCGGATGATGAACTTCAGCGGGACACCGGCGAGGTCCCAGTTCTCGCGGAGCCGGTTCTGGAGGAAGCGCTCGAACGAGAAGTGAAGGGGCTCGTCGCGGTCGGAAAAGAGGCGGATGAGGGGAGGCTCGGAGGCGACCTGGACGGCGTAGCGGATTTTCAGCTCGCGCCCGGACTTGCCTTTCGGAAGCTGCGCCTCGAACGCCCTCTTCAGGACGCGGTTCAGCTCGCCCGTCGAGAACTTCGTGGCCAAACGGCGCGCGACGCCGTCGGCCTCTGGGAGGAGCTTGTCGATGCCGAGCCCCGTCTTGGCCGAGACGGTCAGGAAGGCGGCGCCGCGCGTGAAGATGAAGCGGCGGCGCACCTCGTCGCGGAGGTCCTCCTGGGCCTTCTCGTCGTCCGCGAGGAGGTCCCACTTGTTCGCGACGAGGATGAGGCCCCGGCGCGCTTCCTCGGCGTAGCCGGCGATGTGGGCGTCCTGCGCGGTGATCCCTTCCGAGGCGTCGAAGATGATGATGGCCACGCGGGCGCGCTCCATCGCCTTGCGGGCGGCGACGACGGAGAGGAGCTCGGCCGAGTCGGTCGTCTTGCCCTTGCGGCGGATGCCGGCGGTGTCGACGAGGACGTAGCTCTTCCCGGCGCGCGTCAGGAGGACGTCGACGGGGTTGCGGGTCGTGCCGGCGATCTCGGAGACCATGACCCGCTCGGCGCCCAGGATCCGGTTGACGATCGACGACTTGCCGACGTTCGGCCGCCCGATGATGGCGACGGGGAGCCCTTCGACGCGGGTCTCCGGGTCGAGGTCCTCGGGAAGGCGCTTCTCGAGCTCTTCGAGAAGCTCGTCGGTGCCGATGCCGTGAACGGCCGAGACGCCGAAGACGTCGCCCCAGCCGAGCTCGTAGCCCTGCTCGAGCCCCTGCTCCGCTTCCTTGCGGTCGATTTTGTTCCAGGCGATGACGACGGGCTTGCCGAGGGCCCGGAGGCGCCCTCCGATCCGCTGGTCCTCCGGGAGCACGCCGTCGGCGCCGTCGAGGACGAGGACGATGAGGTCGGCGTCCACGACGGCGTCGAGGGCCTTCTCGCTCGTCCACGCGGCGAACCCGCCGGCCGCGTCGAGGTCGAGACCGCCGGTGTCGACGAGCTTCCACCGACGCCCCGACTCGCTCACGAGGTCGAGGGAGAACGAGTCGCGCGTCATCCCGGGACGGTCGTGGACGAGCGCCTTGCGGGTGCCGGAGAGTCGGTTGAAGAGAGCCGACTTGCCGACGTTCGGGCGGCCGACGAGGGCGACGGAGTAGGTGTGGGGGCCGGCGGGGGGCCTCGGCTTTGCCACTACCGGCGCCTCCGGCGGGGCGGGCCGTCGGCCGGCTTGCGGGCCGGCCCTCGCGGGGTCCGCTCCGGTGGCCGCGGGCCGCGGGGCGCCGGGCGGCGGGGCGCCGCGCGCTCGATGACGGCGGGGCGCGAGGTGCGCTGGGGAGCGGAGGCTCCCGCGAGGCGGAAGTCGAGGAGGCGCTTGTCGAAGTCGGCGCGGGTCAGCTTGACGCGGAGGTGGTCTCCGAGGCGGAAGACGCGACCCGTCGAGGTGCCGACGAGGCGGTGCTCGACGTCCTCGTAGCGGTAGAAGTCGTCTTCCAGGGCCTCCATCGGGAGCAGTCCGTCTGCGTAGACCCCTTCGAGGGTGATGAAGAGGCCGAAGGGGACGACGGCCGAGACGTAGGCGTCGAACTCCTCCCCCACCCGCTTGGAGAGGTAGACGAACTTCTTCCACGACTGCGCCTCGCGCTCGGCCGATTCGGCGCGCCGCTCCCTCTCGGAGCAGTGGGTCGAGGCGTCCGCGAGCCAGCGCTCGCGGCCCTCGGCCTCGGACGCCGCCGGAGGCTTGTGTGCGGCGATCCACTCGCAGAGGGCCCGGTGGACGACGAGGTCGGGGTAGCGGCGGATGGGCGAGGTGAAGTGCGCGTAGTAGGTCGCCGCGAGGGCGTAGTGGCCGCGGCAGACCGGGGCGTAGAGGGCCTTCTTCTGAGCGCGCAGGACGAGGTCGGAGACGAAGCGCTCCTCGGGCTTGCCCTCGGCCTGGTCGAGGATCGCCTGGAAGACCGCCGGGCTGACGAGGTCGTCGTCCTGGGGAATGTCGTAGCCGAGCGGCTCGAGGACGGCCCGCAGGTCGCCGAGCTTGCGCTCGTCGGGCTTGTCGTGGACGCGGTACATCGCCGGCGTCGGGATGAAGACGAGGTGCCGGGCGACGGCCTCGTTGGCCGCGAGCATGAACTCCTCGATGAGCCGGTGCGCCTCGTTGCGGACCGCCTTGACGATGGCGACGACGTCGCCCGTCTCGCCGAGGACGAGGTCGGCGTCGGGGAGGTCGAAGTCGAGCGAGCCGCGCCCCCTGCGCATCCAGCGGAGCGCGAACGCGGCCTTGCGCGCCACGAGGAGCATGGGCCGCACCTCGGCGGGGACCTTCTCCTCGCCGGGCTCGTCGCCCTGGAAGAACGCCGCGACGTCGGTGTAGGTGAGGCGCGCCTTCGAGTGGATGACGCTCCGGTAGAACTCGGCGGTGATGGTCTCGCCCTTCGCGTCGAGCGTGAGCTGGGCCGTCACGGTCCTCTTCTCCTCGCGGGGGCGCAGGGAGCAGAGGTCGTTGGAGAGGCGCTCGGGGAGCATCGGGACGGCGCGGTCGGGGAAGTAGACCGAGGTGCCCCGCTCGAAGGCCTCGGCGTCGAGGGCCGAGCCTGGGGTGACGTAGTGCGAGACGTCGGCGATGTGGATGCCGAGGCGGAAGCCGCCGCCGGGGAGCTCCTCGGCCGAGATCGCGTCGTCGAAGTCGCGGGCGGTCTCGCCGTCGATGGTCACGATGCAGTCGCGCGTCAGGTCGCGGCGGGTCCGCCACTCGCCGTCCTGGATCGCCGCGACGGCGCGCTCCGACTCCTCGATCGACTCCCTCGTGAACGTGCGGGGGATTCCCCACTTCCGGGCCACGACCTCGACGTCGATGCCGGGGTCGCCCGGGAAGCCGATGAGCTCGATGACCTCGGCCTGGGCGAGGCGGTGCTCGTCGGGCCAGGCGGTGATGCGGGCGTCGACGTAGATGCCGTCGGGGGCTGCCATGTCCTTGCCGTCGGGGACGCGCAGGAGGGCGTCGATCTTCGTGTCGTAGGGGACGATGACGGTGCCGTCGGGGCCGCGGGCGATCCGCCCGACGACGGTCTCGCGCCGCCTCACGAGGACCTTCGTGACGGTGCCGGTCTCGGTCGGGCCGCGGAAGCCGCGCCGCGGCCTCGCCTTCTCGACGAGCACGAGGACGAAGTCGCCGTCGAGGGCCGAGCCCGCCCCGCCCCGCACGATGGGAAGGTCCGGGACGCCCCGCTCGCCCGAGAGGAGCCACGCCCTCCCCTCTCCCCGGATGGCGATGCGGCCGGCCACGAGGTTCGTGTACTGGATGAGGGAGAGCTTCTCGCCGCGGGTGCGGACGACGAGGCCCTTGCGCTCGAGGGCTTCGACCTCGGCCTGGAGGGCGTCGAGGGCGGCCTCGTCGGGTGCGGGGCCGAGGAGCTCCTTGGCGACCTCGCGGAAGGAGAGGATGCGCCGCCCGCGCGGCGAGAGGGCCGCGAGGACGCGGCTTTCGGGGATATCGGGGGTCACAGGGGTCACGGTGTCCTTTCGGGGCGCCCCGCCGAGGCAGGCCTCCACCGCACGAGGCGAGGAGGAGTGGTGCGAAAGGGGGGACTCGAACCCCCACGGCTTGTTAAGAGCCACAAGGTCCTGAGCCTTGCGCGTCTACCAGTTCCGCCACTTTCGCACGAGCGGGGAGCGGGAGGATACGACGCGAGGGAGACGGCGTCAATCAACTGAAGGCCTCAGGAACGCCTCTCGGGCGCGTCCCGCTCGCTCACCCCGCCAGGTACGCCAGCGCGGCCTGGTCGTCGGGGAAGATGCGGATGAGGGTGTCGAGCCGCGTCAGCTTGAGGAGTGCCACGACCCGGTCCCTGGGCCTGACGATCGCCATCCGGCGGTCCCGCTCCTCGAAGCGCTGCAGGTAGCCGATGAGCTCCCCGAGGCCGGTGGAGTCCAGGGTGTCGATCTTCTCGAAGTCGAGCAGGACCGGCCCCTCGTCTTCCTCGAGGACCTTCTCGAGGAACTCGGAGAACTGCCGCGCGCTCTCGCCCAGCTTGACGACCCCCTGGATCCTCAGGATCGTCGCGCCGTCGCGCCGCTCGCGGATGATGATCACTTCCCGCCCCCGGCGGCCCGCTCCCGAGCGGAGACGAATCGCCCGATCCGGTCGCGGTCGCGCGCGGAGAGCTCGAGGAAGCGGAGCCCGAAGACGGGGCGGAACGACGAGGCCTCGTAGGCCCGCCGGGCGACCTGGCCGCGGCTCCTGACGGAATCGGGGTCTTCGGGGAGGAAGAACTCCACGTCGACCACCCGGCCGACGTTCAGCTCGCCGTCCACCTCGGCCAGGAGACCGTTCACGGAGACGTTGAGCGTCTTGCCGTGGACGGTCGCGCCCTCCACCCGGAGCTCGTGGACCCGGAGCATCGTGTTCACCTCGCGGCGCGCGGCGACCTCCGTGAGGCGGCGCACCTTGTCGAGGAGCTCGCCGTCGGGAAACGGGGCGAGGAGGAAGTCGTTGATGCCGGAGACGAGGCACTCCTCGAGGTGCGTCGAGCCGGACGGGACGACGACCATGATCGAGGTCGCACGCCAGCGCGGGACGGAGCGCAGGTGCTGGGCCGCCCGCACGCCTCCTTCCGGGCCGAAACCTTCGTCGAGGACGACGACGTCGGCCGCCGGCGATGCCGGAAGCGCGTCGAGACCCTCGAGGGTCCCGACCGGAGTGACGAGGTAGTCGGCCTGGCTGAGGATCTCTTCACTCCGGGCGAGGAGCCCCTCGCGGTGGCCCGCGAGGATCACGTGGCGGCGAACGGGGGCGGCCGTCACGCCGCCACGCCCTTCCGGACCGTGACGGCCCCGGTGCAGACGCGCCGGCCCTCGGCGTCGGTCACGGTTCCCTCGAACCTGACGATCGGGCCGAGGAC is drawn from Holophagales bacterium and contains these coding sequences:
- a CDS encoding PilZ domain-containing protein, translating into MTAAPVRRHVILAGHREGLLARSEEILSQADYLVTPVGTLEGLDALPASPAADVVVLDEGFGPEGGVRAAQHLRSVPRWRATSIMVVVPSGSTHLEECLVSGINDFLLAPFPDGELLDKVRRLTEVAARREVNTMLRVHELRVEGATVHGKTLNVSVNGLLAEVDGELNVGRVVDVEFFLPEDPDSVRSRGQVARRAYEASSFRPVFGLRFLELSARDRDRIGRFVSARERAAGGGK
- the der gene encoding ribosome biogenesis GTPase Der; its protein translation is MAKPRPPAGPHTYSVALVGRPNVGKSALFNRLSGTRKALVHDRPGMTRDSFSLDLVSESGRRWKLVDTGGLDLDAAGGFAAWTSEKALDAVVDADLIVLVLDGADGVLPEDQRIGGRLRALGKPVVIAWNKIDRKEAEQGLEQGYELGWGDVFGVSAVHGIGTDELLEELEKRLPEDLDPETRVEGLPVAIIGRPNVGKSSIVNRILGAERVMVSEIAGTTRNPVDVLLTRAGKSYVLVDTAGIRRKGKTTDSAELLSVVAARKAMERARVAIIIFDASEGITAQDAHIAGYAEEARRGLILVANKWDLLADDEKAQEDLRDEVRRRFIFTRGAAFLTVSAKTGLGIDKLLPEADGVARRLATKFSTGELNRVLKRAFEAQLPKGKSGRELKIRYAVQVASEPPLIRLFSDRDEPLHFSFERFLQNRLRENWDLAGVPLKFIIRKGDEGPPRTAQRPARQRKR
- the rnr gene encoding ribonuclease R translates to MTPDIPESRVLAALSPRGRRILSFREVAKELLGPAPDEAALDALQAEVEALERKGLVVRTRGEKLSLIQYTNLVAGRIAIRGEGRAWLLSGERGVPDLPIVRGGAGSALDGDFVLVLVEKARPRRGFRGPTETGTVTKVLVRRRETVVGRIARGPDGTVIVPYDTKIDALLRVPDGKDMAAPDGIYVDARITAWPDEHRLAQAEVIELIGFPGDPGIDVEVVARKWGIPRTFTRESIEESERAVAAIQDGEWRTRRDLTRDCIVTIDGETARDFDDAISAEELPGGGFRLGIHIADVSHYVTPGSALDAEAFERGTSVYFPDRAVPMLPERLSNDLCSLRPREEKRTVTAQLTLDAKGETITAEFYRSVIHSKARLTYTDVAAFFQGDEPGEEKVPAEVRPMLLVARKAAFALRWMRRGRGSLDFDLPDADLVLGETGDVVAIVKAVRNEAHRLIEEFMLAANEAVARHLVFIPTPAMYRVHDKPDERKLGDLRAVLEPLGYDIPQDDDLVSPAVFQAILDQAEGKPEERFVSDLVLRAQKKALYAPVCRGHYALAATYYAHFTSPIRRYPDLVVHRALCEWIAAHKPPAASEAEGRERWLADASTHCSERERRAESAEREAQSWKKFVYLSKRVGEEFDAYVSAVVPFGLFITLEGVYADGLLPMEALEDDFYRYEDVEHRLVGTSTGRVFRLGDHLRVKLTRADFDKRLLDFRLAGASAPQRTSRPAVIERAAPRRPAPRGPRPPERTPRGPARKPADGPPRRRRR
- a CDS encoding STAS domain-containing protein, which gives rise to MIIIRERRDGATILRIQGVVKLGESARQFSEFLEKVLEEDEGPVLLDFEKIDTLDSTGLGELIGYLQRFEERDRRMAIVRPRDRVVALLKLTRLDTLIRIFPDDQAALAYLAG